The following coding sequences lie in one Rutidosis leptorrhynchoides isolate AG116_Rl617_1_P2 chromosome 4, CSIRO_AGI_Rlap_v1, whole genome shotgun sequence genomic window:
- the LOC139845288 gene encoding guanosine nucleotide diphosphate dissociation inhibitor At5g09550-like — MDEEYDVIVLGTGLKECILSGLLSVDGLKVLHMDRNDYYGGESSSLMLNQLWKRFKDDNPPESLGSSKDYNVDMIPKFIMANGMLVRALIHTNVTKYLNFKAVDGGFVYNKGKIYKVPATDVEALKSTLMGLFEKRRARKFFIYVQDFDENDPKSHEGLDLNTIPAKELIGKYGLEDDTIDFIGHALALYTSDSYLEQPAIDFVKKIKLYAESIARFESGSPYIYPMYGLGELPQAFARLSAVYGGTYMLNKPECKVEFDDGGKVTGVTSDGETAKCKKVVCDPTYVPEKVNKVGKVARAICIMSHPIPDTNDCHSAQVIIPQKQLNRKSDMYLFCCSYSHSVAPQGKFISFVTTEAETDDPESELKPGVDLLGPVDEIFYETYDRFEPINNGADDSCFVSTSYDATTHFETTMKDVLAMYTRITGKELDLSMDLSAANAGGSGGDAAE; from the exons ATGGATGAAGAATACGATGTGATTGTTCTCGGTACAGGCCTCAAAGAATGCATCCTCAGCGGTCTGCTTTCCGTCGATGGCCTCAAA GTTTTGCATATGGATAGAAATGATTATTATGGAGGTGAATCAAGCTCCCTTATGTTAAATCAG CTTTGGAAGCGTTTTAAAGACGATAACCCTCCAGAAAGTTTGGGCAGTAGCAAGGATTATAACGTCGATATGATTCCAAAG TTCATAATGGCAAATGGTATGTTGGTCCGTGCGTTGATCCATACAAACGTTACAAAGTATCTAAATTTCAAGGCTGTAGATGGCGGCTTTGTATACAACAAAGGGAAG ATTTACAAAGTTCCTGCAACTGACGTTGAAGCGCTAAAATCTACACTTATGGGTCTGTTTGAAAAGCGGAGAGCGAGAAAGTTCTTTATATATGTCCAGGACTTCGATGAAAACGATCCTAAATCTCATGAAGGTTTAGATTTGAATACAATTCCTGCAAAAGAGCTAATTGG AAAATATGGTCTTGAAGATGATACAATTGACTTCATTGGTCATGCACTGGCGCTCTATACTAGCGATAGTTATTTGGAGCAACCGGCAATAGATTTTGTCAAGAAAATAAAG CTTTATGCAGAGTCTATAGCACGTTTTGAATCAGGATCACCTTACATTTACCCGATGTATGGGCTTGGGGAGTTACCACAG GCATTTGCTCGATTAAGTGCAGTTTATGGAGGGACTTACATGCTTAACAAGCCAGAATGTAAG GTTGAATTTGATGATGGTGGAAAGGTAACTGGTGTGACCTCTGATGGAGAAACTGCTAAATGTAAAAAAGTTGTATGTGATCCAACATATGTACCTGAGAAG GTTAATAAAGTTGGTAAGGTTGCTCGAGCCATATGCATAATGAGTCATCCCATTCCAGATACCAATGATTGTCACTCTGCTCAAGTCATTATCCCACAGAAGCAACTTAACCGTAAATCAGACAT gTATCTATTTTGCTGTTCGTATTCACACAGTGTTGCTCCACAAGGCAAGTTTATATCTTTTGTTACAACAGAAGCAGAGACTGATGACCCTGAAAGTGAACTAAAGCCTGGTGTAGACCTTTTGGGACCTGTGGATGAGATCTTTTATGAAACTTATGACCGATTTGAACCAATAAACAATGGTGCTGATGACAGCTGTTTCGTATCAACT AGTTATGATGCAACTACACACTTTGAGACAACAATGAAAGATGTTCTCGCCATGTACACCAGAATAACTGGAAAG GAACTTGACCTTTCTATGGACCTAAGTGCTGCTAAtgctggtggtagtggtggtgatgCTGCTGAATAA
- the LOC139845287 gene encoding uncharacterized protein gives MMDAKGMDIHEVVDEVGAQNEKLKEEICSKTDLCNTLKRVQDELITKFNETKLQSEKQALELSVKAEELSTLSQLCQDLKSSLQEKDLSVKHLNSAIEKLHYDYGEKLQRLERENKDLVLALDESTTTCQSLKLKVDSSNKEIEDLKGVILVKDKKILEISDESQTTKVLMQRDEVICELEKKYSDVQDKLKWKNEQFQHLEEAHRRLQDSFKSSKAEWDKERCFLVNEIESLQIKLDSETRKSDNLQTQLSICNQSLAREESSRKLLEVELSDYKSRFENISSECDEAKSTIEKLTHKRDEEVAELRDSLAAKYSVAKEMGYKMAHLEQENRDLTASLKEFQQSQISNCGNTGSMKKPQKKYNSLEHVHKNCGQKLKEKEAEWRSELEKVKKEVDEIVTKLKVQSERVERLQDELESCHLLFEVHNEEISSVVLVLESQFSEAHSKLEMQNNEYEETILHLTKQLEIKNNVICEVNANLTRKCEEMASFDDMKQYQLCMEEELHTHKKMLAESSQKQILLEEQIRVMENSRNHDDGKKDSESLSQKCVELEKWKLFAESQNLQLKKENERFLHQVNEHNEENVELQQRLVVLEKENQGLTHRVNEYNGKNVDLQQRVVLLETENQGLLHRVNEQNDEVADLQQQLVLLKTKNQGLVDRVNEQNDEVVDLQQQLVILETENQGLSHGVKEQNDKVADLQQQLVLLETENQGLSHGVKEQNDKVAYLQQQLVLLETENQGLLHGVNEQNDKVAELQQQLVLLETDNQSLLLGVNEQNDEVVILQHQVELLKSSVTEKTGTIKAQKEETEKYIKIIEDKESNIKSFLQAIEEKNQKIEELVEESKVLENAKINALTLSEEKQTEIDVIRQSSQKLEFEVSDLCEKLKVKDDLFLQSTLRAEELEALLQVNRLETSDLMEQLGDEKMRSVDLMKKLELLETLVTEKTDTIEAQKQDKEEYIKIIEDKENTIKSVLLVIEERNQKIEELVEESKALENAMIDALMISEEKQIEIDVIRPSLQKLDLENSELREKLIFKDESLSHITQRAEDLETLMQVNKLETESLKEQFRDEKKRLEDIAKKLEVENRGLNEDFEKLSSHNESILTQLEITREQFDDYLNDSELTDILENILSNLDSKEDVVNMSFLPLQNVKSETIDKRLPLVDLNKSQKVYTRL, from the exons ATGATGGATGCAAAAGGAATGGATATTCATGAGGTAGTTGATGAAGTTGGAGCACAAAATGAAAAACTCAAGGAAGAAATTTGTTCCAAGACGGATCTATGCAACACCTTGAAAAGAGTTCAAGATGAATTGATTACCAAGTTTAATGAAACAAAGTTGCAATCTGAAAAACAAGCACTGGAGCTAAGTGTTAAAGCTGAAGAGCTGTCGACGTTAAGTCAACTCTGTCAAGATCTCAAATCAAGCCTCCAAGAAAAAGATTTGTCCGTTAAACACCTGAATTCTGCAATTGAAAAGCTTCATTATGATTACGGAGAAAAACTTCAAAGATTGGAGAGAGAAAACAAAGATCTCGTCTTGGCGTTAGACGAATCGACAACAACTTGCCAATCTTTGAAGTTGAAAGTTGATTCTAGCAATAAGGAGATTGAAGATCTTAAAGGGGTCATTTTAGTTAAAGATAAGAAAATACTCGAAATTTCTGACGAATCACAGACAACTAAAGTTCTGATGCAAAGAGATGAAGTGATATGTGAACTGGAGAAGAAATATAGTGATGTTCAAGATAAGTTAAAATGGAAAAATGAACAGTTTCAACATCTTGAAGAAGCACATCGAAGGCTTCAAGATAGTTTTAAATCTAGTAAAGCAGAGTGGGATAAAGAAAGGTGCTTTCTTGTGAACGAGATCGAGTCACTTCAAATAAAATTGGATTCTGAAACAAGAAAATCGGATAATTTGCAAACTCAGCTGAGTATATGCAATCAATCTTTAGCACGTGAAGAAAGCTCAAGGAAACTGTTGGAAGTTGAACTTTCTGACTACAAATCACGTTTTGAGAATATTTCATCTGAGTGTGATGAGGCAAAGTCAACAATTGAGAAGTTGACTCACAAAAGAGATGAAGAAGTTGCAGAATTAAGAGACAGTTTAGCTGCAAAATATTCTGTAGCCAAGGAGATGGGGTATAAAATGGCTCATTTGGAACAAGAGAATAGGGATTTAACTGCATCTCTTAAAGAATTTCAACAATCTCAAATTAGCAACTGTGGGAATACGGGCTCGATGAAGAAACCTCAGAAGAAATATAACAGTTTGGAACACGTGCACAAGAACTGTGGTCAGAAATTGAAAGAAAAAGAAGCTGAATGGAGATCTGAATTAGAAAAGGTAAAAAAAGAGGTGGATGAGATTGTAACAAAGCTGAAAGTTCAAAGCGAACGAGTTGAACGATTACAGGATGAGTTGGAATCTTGCCATTTGTTGTTTGAAGTTCACAATGAAGAAATATCATCAGTGGTTCTTGTTTTAGAATCACAGTTTTCAGAAGCTCATTCGAAACTGGAGATGCAAAACAACGAATATGAAGAGACAATCCTTCATCTAACAAAGCAATTGGAGATCAAGAACAATGTTATTTGTGAAGTAAATGCAAATCTGACTAGAAAATGTGAAGAAATGGCTTCTTTTGATGATATGAAACAGTATCAACTTTGCATGGAAGAAGAACTTCATACCCATAAGAAGATGCTTGCAGAATCATCCCaaaaacaaattttgttggaagaaCAAATTCGGGTGATGGAAAATTCTCGAAACCATGATGATGGTAAAAAAGATTCAGAATCTTTATCACAGAAATGTGTTGAATTGGAGAAATGGAAACTGTTTGCTGAAAGTCAGAATTTGCAACTTAAAAAGGAGAATGAAAGATTTTTACATCAGGTAAATGAGCATAATGAGGAAAATGTTGAATTGCAGCAACGGCTTGTGGTACTAGAAAAGGAGAATCAAGGCCTTACACATAGAGTAAATGAGTACAATGGAAAAAATGTTGATTTGCAGCAACGAGTTGTGTTACTAGAAACAGAGAATCAAGGCCTTTTACATAGAGTAAACGAGCAAAATGATGAAGTTGCTGATTTGCAGCAACAACTTGTGTTACTAAAAACGAAGAACCAAGGCCTTGTAGATAGAGTAAACGAGCAAAATGATGAAGTTGTTGATTTGCAGCAACAACTTGTGATACTAGAAACGGAGAATCAAGGCCTTTCACATGGAGTAAAGGAGCAAAATGATAAAGTTGCTGACTTGCAGCAACAACTTGTGTTACTAGAAACAGAGAATCAAGGCCTTTCACATGGAGTAAAGGAGCAAAATGATAAAGTTGCTTACTTGCAGCAACAACTTGTGTTACTAGAAACAGAGAATCAAGGCCTTTTACATGGAGTAAACGAGCAAAATGATAAAGTTGCTGAGTTGCAGCAACAACTTGTGTTACTAGAAACAGACAATCAAAGCCTTTTACTTGGAGTAAATGAGCAAAATGATGAAGTTGTTATTTTGCAGCACCAAGTTGAGTTACTAAAATCATCGGTTACTGAAAAAACAGGCACAATAAAAGCACAAAAGGAAGAAACAGAAAAGTATATCAAAATTATTGAAGACAAGGAAAGTAACATAAAGAGCTTTTTACAGGCTATTGAAGAGAAAAACCAGAAGATAGAAGAACTTGTGGAAGAATCTAAAGTTTTAGAAAATGCAAAGATCAATGCTTTAACGTTAAGTGAAGAGAAACAGACCGAGATTGACGTTATACGTCAGTCTTCACAGAAATTAGAGTTTGAAGTCTCCGATTTATGTGAGAAACTCAAAGTCAAAGATGATTTATTCTTGCAGTCAACTCTACGAGCAGAAGAACTAGAAGCGCTGTTGCAAGTCAACAGATTAGAAACTTCAGATCTAATGGAACAACTTGGAGATGAGAAAATGAGATCAGTGGATCTAATGAAGAAGCTTGAGTTACTTGAAACATTGGTTACAGAAAAAACAGACACAATCGAGGCACAAAAGCAGGATAAAGAGGAATATATCAAAATTATCGAAGATAAGGAAAACACCATAAAGAGCGTTTTACTGGTTATTGAAGAGAGAAACCAGAAGATAGAAGAACTTGTGGAAGAATCTAAAGCTTTAGAGAATGCGATGATCGATGCTTTAATGATTTCTGAAGAGAAACAGATCGAGATTGACGTTATACGCCCATCTTTACAGAAATTAGATTTAGAAAACTCTGAATTACGTGAGAAACTAATATTTAAAGATGAATCTTTGTCGCACATAACTCAACGAGCAGAAGATCTGGAAACTTTGATGCAAGTAAACAAGTTAGAAACTGAAAGTCTGAAGGAGCAATTTCGAGACGAGAAAAAGAGATTGGAGGATATAGCGAAGAAGCTTGAAGTTGAAAACAGAGGTTTAAATGAAGATTTTGAAAAGCTATCATCACATAATGAGAGTATCTTAACTCAATTGGAGATAACACGGGAACAATTTGATGATTATCTAAACGATAGCGAGTTAACAGACATCCTGGAAAACATTTTGAGCAATTTGGATTCTAAGGAGGATGTTGTGAACATGTCGTTTTTGCCGTTGCAGAATGTCAAGAGTGAGACTATTGATAAAAGGTTGCCACTTGTCGATTTGAACAA GTCCCAAAAGGTCTACACCAGGCTTTAG